In the genome of Ignavibacteria bacterium, one region contains:
- the phoU gene encoding phosphate signaling complex protein PhoU, whose product MYNYLEEELDQLRTRIIKMGSLVEEQIEFAFKGLFEANLDLANLVKERDDKVDKFDVKIDKHCQRIFALTQPVAVDLRLIMSALKINNDLERMGDIAVNIAERTEPLMNDIALLKQVKIDEMAVLVQKIVRSSIDSFVNNDRELALEIIKLDNNVDEMDIKIFNELISIMENDKSRIRACSHAITLLRNVERLSDHATNIAEDVYFLTDAKIIKHRKDIDELDKPKTTE is encoded by the coding sequence ATGTATAATTATCTAGAAGAAGAACTCGACCAGCTCCGGACAAGAATTATTAAGATGGGAAGTCTTGTAGAAGAGCAGATTGAATTTGCATTCAAAGGACTTTTTGAAGCAAATCTTGATTTGGCAAATCTTGTAAAAGAACGTGATGATAAAGTCGATAAATTCGATGTAAAAATCGATAAGCATTGTCAGAGAATATTCGCGCTTACACAACCCGTTGCTGTTGATTTGCGCCTCATAATGTCAGCTTTGAAAATCAATAATGACCTTGAGAGAATGGGCGACATTGCTGTTAACATTGCCGAAAGAACCGAACCCCTAATGAACGATATAGCTCTTCTTAAACAAGTTAAAATCGACGAGATGGCTGTGCTTGTTCAGAAAATTGTAAGAAGCAGTATCGATTCATTTGTCAATAACGATAGAGAGCTTGCGCTTGAAATCATTAAGCTTGATAACAATGTTGACGAAATGGACATAAAGATTTTTAATGAGCTTATAAGCATAATGGAAAATGATAAGTCACGCATAAGAGCTTGTTCTCATGCTATTACTTTATTGAGGAATGTTGAAAGATTATCAGACCATGCCACAAACATTGCCGAAGATGTTTATTTCCTTACAGATGCAAAAATTATTAAGCACCGCAAAGATATTGATGAGCTTGATAAGCCGAAAACAACCGAATAA
- the pstB gene encoding phosphate ABC transporter ATP-binding protein PstB, with protein sequence MADKETKIKTSDLNLFYGKVQALYNVNTEIKENSITALIGPSGCGKTTYLRTLNRMNDLIDGVIIKGKIIIDSIDIYEGKVDVVNLRKRVGMVFQKSNPFPKSIYENVAYGPRINGVRKKKELDEIVESSLKKAAIWEEVKDRLDESAMGLSGGQQQRVCIARALAVEPEILLMDEPASALDPISTSKIEELIFELKKNLCIVIVTHNMQQAARVSDFCAFFLNGELIEFDLTRKMFTEPKDERTQNYITGKFG encoded by the coding sequence TTGGCGGATAAAGAAACGAAAATAAAGACCTCAGACCTTAACTTATTTTATGGAAAAGTTCAAGCGCTTTATAACGTAAATACTGAGATTAAGGAAAACTCCATTACTGCTCTAATAGGTCCGTCAGGATGCGGTAAAACGACTTATCTAAGGACGCTCAACAGAATGAACGATTTGATTGACGGAGTGATTATTAAAGGAAAAATTATTATTGACAGCATCGATATTTATGAAGGCAAGGTTGACGTTGTAAATCTCAGAAAAAGAGTCGGAATGGTTTTTCAGAAGTCAAATCCATTTCCTAAATCGATTTATGAAAATGTTGCATATGGTCCCCGCATTAACGGAGTCAGAAAGAAAAAAGAACTCGATGAAATTGTCGAATCAAGCTTAAAGAAAGCGGCAATATGGGAGGAAGTGAAAGACCGTCTCGATGAATCTGCAATGGGACTTTCAGGCGGACAGCAACAAAGAGTTTGCATTGCTCGCGCGTTGGCAGTTGAACCGGAAATTTTATTGATGGATGAACCGGCAAGCGCACTTGACCCGATTTCAACTTCTAAAATTGAAGAGCTCATATTTGAACTTAAAAAAAATCTTTGCATCGTCATTGTAACTCACAACATGCAGCAGGCAGCGAGAGTGAGTGACTTTTGTGCTTTCTTTTTAAATGGCGAATTGATAGAATTCGACTTGACGCGAAAAATGTTTACTGAACCCAAAGATGAACGAACTCAAAATTACATTACCGGTAAATTCGGTTAA
- a CDS encoding ABC transporter ATP-binding protein yields MELLLKASDIKKSYKIDKKNRLQVLKGINLEIFKGEIIAIVGKSGAGKSTLLHILGTLDKADSGKIEIEDKNISSFNDKELADFRNTSVGFIFQFHHLLPEFTALENVLMPALIEGKDAKERAKELLKTTGVNNREDHKPSEISGGEAQRVAIARALINSPKIVLADEPTGNLDTENANAIINLIFELRKKLNQTFVIVTHNEEFANKCDRIIKMQDGLII; encoded by the coding sequence ATGGAATTATTACTAAAAGCATCTGACATAAAAAAGTCGTATAAGATTGACAAGAAAAACCGTCTTCAGGTTTTGAAGGGGATTAATTTAGAAATTTTTAAAGGTGAAATAATTGCAATTGTGGGTAAGTCAGGAGCCGGGAAAAGCACATTGTTGCATATACTTGGAACGCTTGACAAAGCAGATTCGGGAAAGATTGAAATAGAGGACAAAAATATTTCTTCATTTAACGACAAGGAGCTTGCTGATTTCCGTAACACAAGCGTGGGATTTATATTTCAGTTTCATCATCTTCTCCCTGAGTTCACAGCACTTGAAAATGTTTTAATGCCGGCACTTATTGAGGGCAAAGATGCAAAAGAAAGAGCAAAAGAACTCCTGAAAACAACCGGTGTAAACAACAGAGAAGACCATAAACCTTCTGAAATTTCCGGCGGTGAAGCTCAAAGAGTTGCCATTGCACGCGCATTGATTAACTCACCTAAAATTGTATTGGCAGACGAACCAACAGGAAATCTTGATACTGAAAATGCAAATGCAATTATAAATTTAATTTTCGAACTGCGTAAAAAGTTAAACCAGACTTTCGTAATAGTAACTCACAATGAAGAATTTGCAAATAAATGTGACCGGATTATTAAAATGCAGGACGGACTTATTATCTAA
- a CDS encoding ABC transporter permease yields the protein MNEVPAFAGMTSQGNMSAEFFIARRYLFSKKNVNFITIISIISIIGVATGVAALIIVLSVFNGFNTRVSSILIGFNPHIRVESADGKTLDDVSEVETKLKDAGVKKFSPYTLNKGLISTENLNKAIVVKGVDENKIGDVSGLKEVLKLGSMDLKNDGVTGGIVIGRILAGEMRSLEGDTVTIISPAGMEKSLTQFVEPKTMKFVVTGIYEADNIEFDSKFAFISIPASQELFEIEDKYNGVEVRFDDIKDSEKEKSVIQNLLGDKYKVNTWFDLNADYYSIMTIERWVAFIILSLIIIVACFNILASLTMTVIEKKRDIGILKAMGATDGSIRRIFLFEGLSVGVIGIAAGFIMGVGITILQKTYGIYKLDTKMYSVDALPVELRYSDLMIIPLAALLLCYLASLYPASKAAKENPVSAIRWE from the coding sequence ATGAATGAGGTTCCCGCTTTCGCGGGAATGACTTCACAAGGAAATATGTCGGCAGAATTTTTCATAGCAAGAAGATACTTATTTTCAAAAAAGAATGTAAATTTCATTACGATAATTTCTATTATCTCCATTATAGGTGTTGCAACAGGTGTAGCGGCGCTGATAATTGTATTATCGGTATTTAATGGATTTAACACACGAGTTTCGTCGATTTTAATCGGATTCAATCCTCATATAAGAGTAGAATCTGCAGATGGAAAGACTCTGGATGATGTTTCGGAAGTCGAGACGAAGCTTAAAGATGCAGGCGTGAAAAAATTTTCACCCTATACATTGAACAAAGGATTAATTTCTACTGAGAACCTGAACAAAGCAATCGTAGTTAAAGGGGTTGACGAAAATAAAATCGGTGACGTATCAGGATTGAAAGAAGTACTCAAGCTCGGCTCAATGGATTTAAAAAACGATGGTGTAACCGGTGGGATTGTAATTGGCAGAATATTAGCCGGTGAAATGCGCAGTCTTGAAGGCGATACTGTAACCATCATAAGTCCTGCGGGAATGGAAAAATCTCTGACACAGTTTGTTGAACCGAAGACCATGAAATTTGTTGTAACGGGAATCTATGAAGCCGACAACATTGAATTTGATTCAAAGTTTGCTTTTATTTCAATTCCTGCATCACAGGAGCTTTTTGAAATTGAAGATAAATATAATGGTGTCGAGGTTCGCTTTGATGACATTAAAGATTCGGAGAAGGAAAAATCGGTAATTCAAAATTTGCTTGGTGATAAATATAAAGTTAATACATGGTTTGATTTAAACGCGGATTATTATTCAATCATGACAATTGAACGCTGGGTAGCGTTTATTATTCTGAGCTTAATAATCATCGTTGCATGCTTTAATATTCTTGCATCACTTACAATGACAGTAATTGAAAAGAAACGGGACATAGGAATACTTAAAGCAATGGGTGCAACTGATGGAAGCATCAGAAGAATTTTTTTATTTGAAGGATTATCTGTTGGTGTAATAGGTATTGCCGCAGGGTTTATTATGGGTGTCGGAATAACCATACTCCAAAAAACTTACGGCATATATAAGCTCGATACAAAAATGTACAGCGTAGATGCTCTGCCTGTCGAGTTGAGATATTCGGACTTAATGATTATACCGCTTGCAGCGTTACTACTTTGCTATCTGGCTTCGTTATATCCTGCTTCAAAAGCAGCAAAAGAAAATCCTGTGAGCGCAATAAGATGGGAGTAA
- a CDS encoding ParB N-terminal domain-containing protein, which translates to MINYTESYFDLKLLKISDIKLHENTENKRLRNIFQRISHDKFLMNPVIVAKYDNDYILIDGANRLSSLQEIGCKLILAQIIDYKDKAIKLLSWNHFVYDFELSRLIELCEKEGYKYEYTDIRNGQKDASKGINKVLASDIENNKHILITFKNNFEQSLEALLKITSLYAHKYIFDRTESDIKIKELQKFSRKKGVLIDFPDFKKEDIVKIARNNLKIPTGISRHILKNRVLHVKYPIKNLLDENNLDKKSKELEKHLYKKIDDNKVRQYKESVIIFDE; encoded by the coding sequence ATGATAAATTATACCGAGAGTTATTTCGATCTTAAACTTTTAAAAATTTCCGATATTAAGTTACACGAAAACACCGAAAACAAGAGGTTAAGAAATATTTTCCAGAGAATTTCTCACGATAAGTTTTTGATGAACCCTGTCATAGTAGCAAAATATGATAATGATTATATACTTATCGACGGCGCAAACAGGCTAAGCTCTCTTCAAGAAATCGGATGTAAATTAATTCTTGCCCAAATAATCGACTATAAAGATAAAGCAATTAAGCTTTTAAGCTGGAATCATTTTGTATATGATTTTGAACTTTCAAGGTTGATTGAACTTTGCGAAAAAGAAGGATATAAATATGAATATACTGATATAAGAAACGGACAAAAAGATGCCTCAAAAGGAATAAACAAAGTTTTAGCTTCAGATATTGAAAACAATAAACATATTTTGATTACTTTCAAAAATAATTTCGAACAATCTTTAGAAGCGCTTCTGAAAATCACTTCACTTTATGCGCACAAATATATTTTTGACAGAACAGAATCAGATATTAAGATTAAGGAGCTTCAAAAGTTTTCACGCAAGAAAGGCGTATTGATTGATTTCCCTGATTTCAAAAAAGAGGATATCGTAAAAATTGCAAGAAATAATTTAAAAATCCCAACAGGAATCAGCAGGCATATTTTGAAAAACAGGGTTTTGCATGTTAAATATCCGATTAAGAATTTACTCGATGAAAATAATTTAGATAAGAAATCCAAAGAGCTTGAAAAACATTTATACAAAAAGATTGATGATAACAAAGTTAGGCAGTATAAAGAATCTGTAATCATTTTTGACGAATAA
- the fmt gene encoding methionyl-tRNA formyltransferase: protein MMDIVFMGTPEFAVPSLKILDDSGYNIKAVVTVPDKPKGRGLNVQESDVKKFAKGKNYKILQPAKLNDDEFINKLRELNADLFVVVAFRILPEKVYTIPRLGTFNLHASLLPKYRGAAPINWAIMNGDKTTGVTTFFLDKSVDTGKIIEQREIEISNDDTAGTLHDKLKVLGAETVLSTVKKIESGNVELIAQDNSRASKAPKIFKDGCRIDWTGFAIDIHNKIRGLSPYPTAWTLLKYKNLKIFKSKLTEITSNEKPGYIDVTDNKILVNTSDKKLEILELQLEGKKRMSSEEFLRGYKKENLIKFE from the coding sequence ATGATGGATATCGTGTTTATGGGTACACCCGAGTTTGCAGTTCCGTCTTTGAAAATACTTGATGACAGTGGTTATAATATAAAAGCTGTTGTTACAGTTCCCGATAAACCTAAGGGACGCGGATTGAATGTTCAGGAATCTGATGTAAAAAAATTTGCCAAGGGGAAAAATTACAAGATTTTACAACCTGCGAAGTTAAATGATGATGAGTTCATTAACAAGTTGCGAGAGTTAAATGCGGATTTGTTCGTTGTTGTCGCATTCAGAATTCTACCTGAAAAAGTTTATACTATACCGAGATTAGGAACGTTTAATCTGCATGCATCGCTTCTTCCTAAGTATCGCGGCGCAGCACCGATTAACTGGGCAATAATGAACGGCGATAAAACAACCGGAGTAACAACGTTCTTTCTCGATAAATCGGTTGATACAGGGAAAATAATTGAACAAAGAGAAATTGAGATTTCAAATGATGACACCGCAGGAACTTTACATGATAAGTTAAAAGTTTTAGGAGCTGAAACGGTTTTATCGACGGTTAAAAAGATTGAATCAGGAAACGTTGAGTTAATAGCACAGGATAATAGCAGAGCAAGTAAAGCTCCTAAGATTTTCAAAGATGGCTGCAGAATTGATTGGACAGGATTTGCAATTGATATTCATAATAAAATTAGAGGACTGTCACCTTATCCGACAGCATGGACGCTTTTGAAATATAAGAATCTGAAAATATTTAAATCGAAACTGACAGAAATCACAAGCAATGAGAAACCCGGATATATTGATGTAACGGATAATAAAATTTTAGTAAATACTTCTGATAAAAAATTAGAAATTCTTGAATTGCAATTAGAGGGGAAGAAAAGAATGAGTTCCGAAGAATTTTTAAGAGGTTACAAAAAAGAAAATTTAATAAAGTTTGAATAA
- the def gene encoding peptide deformylase translates to MNKQLPIATYGMDVLTKKTVPVKEITLELIKTIENMFFTMHEADGIGLAAPQIGINSSFLVIDVSFLKEYSDVKPLTMINPKIVDSHGEWFSEEGCLSIPGIRVEVPRAEKIFVKYTDANMKEVELEADKLLGRVIQHEVDHLNGKLFIDYLNAEQKKEIKKELDKIKKGKVEAPYPLIINKDKFIY, encoded by the coding sequence ATGAATAAACAATTACCTATAGCGACTTATGGTATGGATGTCCTTACAAAGAAAACCGTACCTGTGAAAGAAATTACACTTGAGCTAATAAAAACCATAGAAAATATGTTTTTTACAATGCACGAAGCCGATGGAATCGGGCTTGCTGCGCCTCAAATAGGGATAAATTCGTCTTTTCTTGTTATAGACGTTTCTTTTCTGAAAGAATACAGCGATGTGAAACCATTAACAATGATTAATCCGAAAATTGTGGATTCACATGGAGAGTGGTTCAGTGAAGAGGGATGTCTGAGTATTCCGGGAATCCGCGTTGAAGTACCGAGAGCAGAAAAAATTTTTGTGAAATATACTGATGCCAATATGAAAGAAGTTGAACTCGAGGCGGATAAACTTTTAGGAAGAGTGATTCAGCATGAAGTTGACCACCTCAACGGAAAACTTTTCATAGATTATTTAAATGCAGAACAGAAAAAAGAAATAAAAAAAGAGCTGGATAAAATTAAGAAAGGAAAAGTCGAAGCTCCGTATCCGCTGATAATAAATAAAGATAAATTTATTTATTAA
- the queF gene encoding preQ(1) synthase, whose amino-acid sequence MAKINPIEQNPDKIKLLETFDNSFPKRDYVIIHEATEFTSVCPKTGQPDFGNIILSYIPDKKCVELKSYKFYLQSFRHEGIFYENVTNRILEDLVSVLKPRWMEVQGNFSLRGGIKSKIIAAHGKRK is encoded by the coding sequence ATGGCGAAAATAAATCCTATCGAACAAAATCCCGATAAAATTAAGCTTCTTGAAACATTCGATAATTCATTTCCAAAAAGAGATTATGTGATTATTCACGAAGCAACCGAGTTCACTTCCGTATGTCCAAAAACTGGTCAGCCGGATTTTGGCAATATCATATTAAGTTATATACCCGATAAAAAATGCGTGGAGCTTAAATCATATAAATTTTATTTGCAATCATTCCGTCACGAAGGAATTTTTTATGAGAATGTTACAAACAGGATTCTTGAAGACCTTGTTTCCGTTTTGAAGCCGAGATGGATGGAAGTCCAGGGAAACTTTTCATTACGCGGCGGCATTAAATCTAAAATTATTGCAGCTCACGGAAAAAGAAAGTAA